A genomic window from Bradyrhizobium lupini includes:
- the hisG gene encoding ATP phosphoribosyltransferase — protein sequence MSAPFVLAVPSKGRLQENTEAFFARAGLKLSKAGGARDYRGTLAGLDNVEVAYLSASEIASQLSRGSAHLGVTGEDLVRETIADADKRVSLIEGLGFGYADVVVAVPQAWIDVRTMADLDDVTTGFREQHHMRMRVATKFINLTRAFFQSQGITDYRIVESTGATEGAPAAGSAELIVDITTTGATLAANGLRVLDDGVILRSQANLVASRDADWSPQARETARIILDHIAARARANKYREVRTRFRQCDAAMLTEAHERFGVEAPFGGPTSSGMLTLHCPPGQLYALASFLRGHGAETVSVVSLDYVFDRENPLFARLEAFLRQ from the coding sequence ATGAGCGCGCCATTCGTTCTGGCCGTTCCCTCCAAGGGTCGCCTTCAGGAAAACACCGAGGCCTTCTTCGCCCGCGCCGGGCTCAAGCTGTCGAAGGCGGGCGGCGCCCGCGACTATCGCGGCACGCTCGCGGGCCTCGACAATGTCGAAGTCGCCTATCTCTCGGCGAGCGAGATCGCCTCGCAACTGTCCCGCGGCTCGGCGCATCTCGGCGTCACCGGCGAGGATCTGGTGCGCGAGACCATCGCGGACGCCGACAAGCGCGTCTCCCTGATCGAAGGCCTCGGCTTCGGTTATGCCGACGTCGTCGTCGCGGTGCCGCAGGCGTGGATCGACGTCCGCACCATGGCCGACCTCGACGACGTCACCACCGGCTTCCGCGAGCAGCATCACATGCGGATGCGGGTCGCGACCAAGTTCATCAATCTCACCCGCGCCTTCTTCCAGAGCCAAGGCATCACCGATTACCGCATCGTCGAAAGCACGGGCGCGACCGAAGGCGCACCGGCCGCCGGCAGCGCCGAGTTGATCGTCGATATCACCACGACCGGCGCGACGCTCGCCGCCAACGGATTGCGGGTGCTCGACGACGGCGTGATCCTGCGCAGCCAGGCCAATCTGGTCGCCTCAAGGGACGCCGATTGGTCGCCGCAAGCGCGGGAGACCGCGCGAATCATCCTCGATCACATCGCGGCGCGGGCGCGGGCCAACAAATACCGCGAAGTCCGCACCCGCTTCCGCCAGTGCGACGCGGCCATGCTCACCGAGGCCCACGAGCGCTTCGGCGTCGAAGCCCCGTTCGGCGGACCGACCTCGTCAGGCATGCTCACGCTGCACTGCCCGCCGGGCCAGCTCTATGCACTCGCGAGCTTCCTGCGCGGGCATGGCGCCGAGACCGTCTCGGTGGTTTCGCTGGATTACGTGTTCGACCGGGAGAACCCGCTGTTCGCCAGGCTCGAGGCGTTCCTGCGGCAGTGA
- a CDS encoding ATP phosphoribosyltransferase regulatory subunit — protein MTATATSNAAGSAAWADTLLLSFGQAGYVRAEPAILQPAEPFLDLSGEDIRKSLYLTTDLSGDELCLRPDLTIPVARDYLSSGRAGQPAGFSYLGPVFRYRNGQSSEFLQAGIESFGRQDRAAADAEMLALALEATAAFGVRDVEIRTGDVALFNALLDALDLYPVWRRRLVKDFNRKISLEQDLERLAAATTATRSEYEGVLAALAGSDRKAALAFVTDLMSIAGTTNVGGRTTAEIADRFLEQSTLKGGALPREAIAVLKRFLSISGNPDDAVAELRALTNDAKLDLSAAIDQFESRVGFMAARGIDVKGTRFSTAFGRGLDYYTGFEFELHHRGNGAEPLVAGGRYDGLMTQLGSAEPIPAVGFSVWVDALTRIGRKVGA, from the coding sequence ATGACCGCGACTGCCACCTCAAACGCTGCCGGCTCCGCCGCCTGGGCGGACACGCTGCTGCTGTCGTTCGGCCAGGCCGGCTATGTCAGGGCCGAGCCCGCCATCCTGCAGCCGGCCGAACCGTTCCTGGATCTCTCCGGCGAGGACATCCGCAAGAGCCTGTACCTGACCACGGACCTCTCCGGCGATGAGCTCTGCCTGCGCCCGGACCTGACCATACCGGTGGCCCGCGATTACCTCAGCTCTGGCCGTGCCGGCCAGCCGGCCGGGTTCAGTTATCTCGGCCCGGTGTTCCGCTACCGCAACGGCCAGAGCAGCGAATTCCTGCAGGCCGGCATCGAGTCGTTCGGCCGCCAGGACCGCGCCGCGGCCGATGCCGAGATGCTGGCGCTGGCGCTGGAGGCGACCGCCGCCTTCGGCGTTCGCGACGTCGAGATCCGCACCGGCGACGTGGCGCTGTTCAACGCGCTGCTCGACGCGCTCGACCTCTATCCGGTCTGGCGCCGCCGCTTGGTCAAGGATTTCAACCGCAAGATCAGCCTGGAGCAGGATCTGGAACGGCTGGCAGCCGCGACCACAGCGACCCGCAGCGAATATGAGGGCGTGCTCGCGGCGCTCGCCGGCTCCGACCGCAAGGCAGCACTCGCTTTCGTCACCGATCTGATGTCGATCGCCGGCACCACCAATGTCGGCGGCCGCACCACGGCCGAGATTGCCGACCGCTTCCTCGAGCAGTCGACGCTGAAGGGCGGCGCGCTGCCGCGCGAAGCCATCGCCGTGCTCAAGCGTTTCCTGTCGATATCGGGTAACCCCGATGACGCCGTGGCCGAGCTGCGCGCGCTCACCAATGATGCGAAGCTCGACCTCAGTGCTGCGATCGACCAGTTTGAAAGCCGGGTCGGCTTCATGGCGGCGCGCGGCATCGATGTGAAGGGGACGCGGTTTTCGACCGCGTTCGGGCGCGGGCTCGACTACTACACCGGCTTCGAATTCGAGCTGCATCACCGCGGCAACGGCGCCGAGCCGCTGGTTGCCGGCGGCCGCTATGACGGTCTGATGACCCAGCTTGGATCGGCCGAGCCGATCCCCGCGGTCGGTTTCTCGGTCTGGGTGGATGCGCTGACCCGGATCGGCCGCAAGGTGGGAGCTTAA
- a CDS encoding helix-turn-helix domain-containing protein, with translation MSFQDLKPSSALELKSYDIDHFGETEKYAGASSMPLSVGTTAIMRARLTLPTLTLSLLKTFPRIIRGYQLTNAAAVVVPMDHVTSARINGQSIGGSVVILKGGSDCLVHEPEGRLLAVVYFSPSGREPLPELSDGCHLLNPAPDVLASLRRLISISLETAANDPDFLNEPASQTIVERSLLSTMDAAIWSSVASAPASSTTEHYRRIVADMEKLIRRDLMIWHKTTELAEQAGVSVRTLQSATRAICGMSPHRYSRVLRLWSVRKQLRTGRAGRSVKSCALAHGFWHLSEFAASYREAFGELPSETLNRSLRGE, from the coding sequence ATGTCGTTCCAGGATCTCAAGCCATCCTCGGCGCTCGAGCTCAAATCGTATGACATCGATCATTTCGGTGAGACCGAGAAATACGCCGGCGCATCGAGCATGCCGTTGTCTGTCGGGACGACCGCGATCATGCGTGCCCGGCTCACCTTGCCGACCCTGACCCTGTCGCTGTTGAAAACCTTCCCCCGGATCATTCGCGGCTATCAGCTCACCAATGCTGCCGCAGTGGTGGTACCGATGGATCACGTGACCTCTGCCCGCATCAACGGGCAATCGATCGGCGGTTCTGTTGTCATTCTAAAAGGCGGTTCAGATTGCTTGGTGCATGAGCCGGAGGGGCGTCTGCTGGCGGTGGTCTACTTCAGTCCATCCGGGCGGGAGCCATTGCCTGAATTGAGCGATGGATGCCATTTGCTGAATCCGGCGCCGGACGTGCTTGCCTCGCTGCGCCGTCTGATCTCGATCTCGCTTGAAACCGCGGCAAATGACCCGGACTTCCTGAACGAGCCGGCTTCGCAAACGATTGTCGAACGATCACTGCTCAGCACGATGGATGCGGCGATCTGGTCCAGTGTCGCAAGCGCACCTGCGTCGTCCACCACCGAGCATTATCGGCGGATCGTGGCTGATATGGAAAAACTGATTCGGCGCGATCTGATGATCTGGCACAAGACCACCGAACTGGCGGAACAGGCGGGCGTGTCGGTCCGGACTCTCCAGAGTGCGACACGGGCCATCTGCGGCATGAGCCCACATCGCTATAGCCGGGTCTTGCGCCTCTGGTCGGTACGCAAGCAACTGCGCACCGGCCGAGCAGGCCGGAGTGTGAAGTCCTGCGCGCTTGCGCATGGTTTCTGGCATCTCAGCGAATTCGCAGCGAGCTACAGAGAGGCTTTCGGAGAGTTGCCTTCGGAGACCCTGAACCGATCGCTACGAGGCGAATAG
- a CDS encoding 16S rRNA (uracil(1498)-N(3))-methyltransferase, producing MPSHDFRGPRLFVDAPLAQDGRVELDRDQSNYLGNVLRLAAGAEVLAFNGRDGEWQAAIEGRKRPDGLVILQQTRPQDRLPDLAYVFAPLKHARLDYMVQKAIEMGAASLQPVLTRFTQASRVNTERMRANVVEAAEQCGILSIATVAEPVPLERFLTLRAAGRLLIFCDEAAELENPIRSLQATRAGEGIDVLIGPEGGFAEEERVLLLRQPKILRLALGPRIMRADTAAVAALALVQAVLGDWGGERG from the coding sequence ATGCCTTCCCACGATTTCCGCGGCCCCCGCCTGTTCGTCGACGCCCCGCTTGCCCAGGACGGCCGGGTCGAGCTCGACCGCGACCAGAGCAATTATCTCGGCAATGTGCTGCGGCTTGCCGCCGGGGCCGAGGTTTTGGCGTTCAACGGCCGCGACGGCGAGTGGCAGGCCGCCATTGAAGGCCGCAAGCGGCCGGACGGTCTCGTCATCCTCCAACAGACCCGGCCGCAGGACCGGCTGCCCGACCTCGCCTACGTCTTCGCCCCGCTCAAGCATGCCCGGCTCGACTACATGGTGCAGAAGGCCATCGAGATGGGCGCCGCCAGCCTGCAGCCGGTTCTGACCCGATTCACCCAGGCTTCACGCGTCAATACCGAGCGGATGCGCGCCAATGTCGTCGAGGCGGCCGAGCAATGCGGCATTCTCAGCATCGCCACCGTTGCCGAGCCGGTGCCGCTGGAGCGCTTCTTGACCCTGCGCGCCGCTGGCAGACTGCTGATCTTCTGCGACGAGGCGGCGGAGCTCGAAAACCCCATTCGGAGCTTGCAAGCCACACGCGCCGGGGAGGGAATCGACGTGCTGATCGGACCCGAAGGCGGCTTTGCCGAGGAAGAGCGGGTCCTGCTGCTGCGGCAGCCGAAAATCCTGCGGCTGGCGCTCGGACCCCGCATCATGCGGGCCGACACCGCCGCGGTGGCCGCGCTGGCGCTGGTGCAGGCGGTGCTGGGCGACTGGGGTGGCGAACGCGGCTAA
- the ubiA gene encoding 4-hydroxybenzoate octaprenyltransferase produces the protein MSDTSARVADSTDNWVDTRAPQWARPYLRLSRFDRPIGSWLLLMPCWWSAALAAGMAHDVRGLPLTIVLFFIGAFVMRGAGCTWNDITDRDLDDKVERTRSRPLPSGQVSAKQALAFMVAQALIGLVVLLQFNRFAILTGIASLLIVAIYPFMKRITWWPQIVLGLAFSWGALMGFAVTFGRIDVTALVLYAGAISWVIGYDTIYAHQDAEDDALIGIKSTARLFGAHTHQALILFYGLAVLLIGVALASGDARWPAWLGLGAFAVHLASQIGRLNISDGDLCKRLFYSNRDAGLLLFAGLLADAVMRTA, from the coding sequence ATGAGCGACACGTCAGCCCGAGTTGCCGATTCCACTGACAACTGGGTCGATACGCGTGCGCCGCAATGGGCGCGGCCTTATCTGCGCTTGTCCCGCTTCGATCGTCCGATCGGCTCCTGGCTCCTGTTGATGCCGTGCTGGTGGTCGGCGGCGCTCGCCGCCGGCATGGCCCATGACGTCCGCGGCCTGCCGCTCACCATCGTCCTGTTCTTCATCGGCGCCTTCGTCATGCGGGGGGCAGGCTGTACCTGGAACGACATCACCGACCGTGACCTCGACGACAAGGTCGAGCGCACCCGCTCGCGGCCGCTGCCCTCGGGCCAGGTGAGCGCGAAGCAGGCGCTGGCGTTCATGGTCGCGCAGGCGCTGATCGGGCTCGTGGTGTTGCTGCAGTTCAACCGCTTCGCGATCCTGACCGGCATTGCCTCGCTGCTGATCGTCGCGATCTACCCGTTCATGAAGCGCATCACCTGGTGGCCGCAGATCGTGCTCGGGCTCGCGTTCTCCTGGGGCGCCCTGATGGGATTTGCCGTCACCTTCGGGCGGATCGATGTCACCGCGCTCGTGCTCTATGCCGGCGCGATCTCCTGGGTGATCGGCTACGACACGATCTACGCGCATCAGGACGCCGAGGACGATGCGCTGATCGGCATCAAGTCCACCGCGCGCCTGTTCGGCGCGCATACGCACCAGGCGCTGATACTGTTCTACGGCCTCGCGGTGCTGCTGATCGGCGTGGCGCTGGCGTCGGGCGATGCGCGCTGGCCGGCCTGGCTCGGACTTGGGGCCTTCGCCGTGCATCTGGCCTCGCAGATCGGGCGGCTGAATATCAGCGACGGCGATCTCTGCAAGCGCCTGTTCTACTCGAACCGCGACGCGGGGCTGTTGTTGTTTGCGGGTTTGCTGGCCGACGCGGTGATGCGGACGGCTTAA
- a CDS encoding DUF6101 family protein, which translates to MRRQTATSGIAPAGSSRSLRLDPLSSPVRFDAHDPRADGYVRQIELHRERVVLHRAVRGMRMAINVRVSDFTGVALRGNDEAQTLVLVHRDPSLSIPLLVSADGDELVEAWAIWSELFALPQLDEGARKPTPRRRRANAIRDRRPKFLMRRRTGVARELSVHRDEREIIARS; encoded by the coding sequence GTGAGGCGTCAAACAGCAACAAGCGGGATCGCTCCCGCCGGGTCGAGCCGCTCCCTGCGGCTCGACCCCCTTTCCTCCCCGGTCCGCTTCGATGCGCATGATCCGCGCGCCGACGGATATGTCCGGCAGATCGAGCTTCATCGCGAACGTGTCGTGCTGCACCGTGCCGTCCGCGGCATGCGGATGGCAATCAATGTTCGCGTCAGCGACTTCACCGGCGTCGCGCTGCGCGGCAACGACGAGGCCCAGACCCTCGTCCTCGTGCATCGCGATCCCTCGCTCTCCATTCCGCTGCTGGTCAGCGCCGATGGCGACGAACTCGTTGAAGCCTGGGCGATCTGGAGCGAGCTGTTCGCGCTTCCGCAGCTCGACGAAGGCGCACGCAAGCCCACGCCGCGCCGTCGCCGCGCCAACGCGATCCGCGACCGCCGTCCGAAATTTCTGATGCGCCGCCGCACCGGTGTCGCACGCGAGTTGTCGGTGCATCGCGATGAGCGCGAGATCATCGCCCGGAGTTAA
- a CDS encoding TldD/PmbA family protein yields the protein MNPSPSSTLSPKDSSTASRDLFDQSALSDLAQRLVEAARRAGADAADAVAVRGVSQGVEVRDGRVEESERSEGDDVGLRVLVGRRQAVVSTNDTSGDAVTKLAERAVAMARVAPDDKYVGLADPALLARDFPDLDLLDPDVPATSELERRALEAEAAALGVKGVTKSGGASASAGMGGMVLVTSTGFHGSYLRSSQGISATAIVGDGTGMERDYDFTSAPHGVDLLSPEIVGRSAGERTVARFNPRKVETCKVPVVFDPRVAGSLVGHVVGAINGASIARKTSFLKDKLGQQLFAKNIRIIDDPLRKRGLRSQTFDAEGVAVKKIALIDEGVLTTWLLDCATARELGLTTTGHAHRGVSSSPSPGPYNLHLEPGTPTPAELISDIKQGFYVTDLIGSGVNGVTGDYSRGASGFWIENGELTYPVSEVTIAGHLFEIFKSMQPANNLEFRYGVNAPTVRIEGLTLGGR from the coding sequence GTGAACCCTTCACCAAGCTCGACGCTTTCGCCCAAGGATTCATCCACAGCCAGCCGCGACCTGTTCGACCAGTCTGCGCTCTCCGATCTCGCGCAGCGGCTGGTGGAGGCTGCCAGGCGCGCCGGCGCGGATGCGGCCGATGCAGTCGCCGTGCGTGGCGTCTCGCAAGGCGTCGAGGTCCGCGACGGCCGCGTCGAGGAATCCGAACGGTCCGAGGGCGACGATGTCGGCCTGCGCGTGCTGGTCGGCCGCCGTCAGGCGGTGGTCTCGACCAATGATACCAGCGGCGATGCCGTGACCAAGCTTGCCGAGCGAGCGGTTGCGATGGCGCGCGTCGCGCCCGACGACAAATATGTCGGCCTTGCCGATCCGGCACTGCTCGCGCGCGACTTCCCCGATCTCGATCTGCTCGACCCTGACGTGCCCGCGACCTCGGAACTCGAGCGTCGCGCGCTCGAAGCCGAGGCTGCGGCGCTTGGTGTGAAGGGCGTGACCAAATCCGGCGGCGCCTCGGCCTCCGCCGGCATGGGCGGCATGGTGCTCGTCACCAGCACCGGCTTCCACGGTTCTTATCTGCGGTCCAGCCAGGGCATCTCCGCCACCGCCATTGTCGGTGACGGCACCGGCATGGAGCGCGACTACGACTTCACCTCGGCGCCGCATGGTGTAGACCTCTTGTCACCGGAGATCGTCGGCCGTTCCGCGGGCGAGCGCACCGTGGCGCGCTTCAATCCGCGCAAGGTCGAGACCTGCAAGGTGCCTGTGGTGTTCGATCCGCGCGTCGCGGGCTCGCTGGTCGGTCACGTCGTCGGCGCCATCAATGGCGCTTCGATCGCGCGCAAGACCAGCTTCCTGAAGGACAAGCTCGGCCAGCAGCTGTTCGCCAAGAACATCCGCATCATCGACGATCCGCTGCGCAAACGCGGCCTGCGCTCGCAGACGTTCGACGCCGAAGGCGTCGCCGTGAAGAAGATCGCGCTGATCGACGAAGGCGTGCTGACGACCTGGCTGCTCGATTGCGCCACCGCGCGTGAGCTCGGCCTCACCACCACCGGCCATGCCCACCGCGGCGTGTCCTCCTCGCCGTCACCCGGCCCGTACAATCTGCATCTTGAACCCGGCACGCCGACGCCGGCCGAGCTGATCTCCGACATCAAGCAGGGGTTCTACGTCACCGATTTGATCGGCTCGGGCGTCAACGGCGTCACCGGCGATTACAGCCGCGGCGCCTCCGGCTTCTGGATTGAGAACGGCGAACTCACTTATCCCGTGAGCGAGGTGACGATCGCCGGCCATCTGTTCGAGATCTTCAAGTCGATGCAGCCGGCGAACAATCTCGAGTTCCGCTACGGCGTCAATGCGCCGACGGTGCGCATCGAGGGTTTGACGCTTGGCGGACGTTGA
- a CDS encoding DUF4170 domain-containing protein → MPDSAPQQLLHLVVGGELVDLEHNTFKNLDDVEIVGLYPNYATAHAAWRAKAQSTVDNAQMRYFIVHLHRLLDPNQEPAR, encoded by the coding sequence ATGCCAGATAGTGCCCCGCAACAACTGCTCCACCTCGTCGTCGGCGGCGAGCTCGTCGATCTCGAGCACAACACCTTCAAGAACCTCGACGACGTTGAGATCGTTGGCCTCTATCCGAACTATGCGACCGCGCACGCCGCCTGGCGCGCCAAGGCGCAGAGCACGGTCGACAACGCGCAGATGCGCTATTTCATCGTCCATCTCCACCGGCTGCTCGACCCGAATCAAGAACCGGCGCGTTGA
- a CDS encoding 3-deoxy-D-manno-octulosonic acid transferase, giving the protein MRNSAGRDLQMPKSLPGSLPLTLRMYRRLARGLVPLAPVLINRRLKQGKEDPARVGERRGLSRDVRPHGPLVWIHGASVGEVLAAAALIERLRDLNLRILLTSGTVTSAAIVAKRFPPDVIHQYVPYDSPRYVARFLDHWKPSLALFIESDLWPNLILAGAARRVPMVLINGRMSPRSFPRWRRMQGTISALLSRFDICLAQSKTDAERFSALGGRDVVTTGNLKLDVPAPPADPAKLERLMAMTRGRPIIVAASTHLGEEEMLVAAHRSLSGFFPQLLTVIVPRHPDRGSSITGLITASGLKPALRSRDELPTATTDVYIADTMGELGLFYRLSDIVFMGGSLIRHGGQNPIEAIKLGAAIVHGPHVFNFADVYEALDHSGGARQADTQELLIKQLGQLLADPAVRHKIQQSGAGVVEDLGGALNRTMTALEPYLLQLRIEMGAANA; this is encoded by the coding sequence ATGCGCAACTCGGCCGGCCGGGACCTGCAGATGCCTAAATCGCTACCGGGCTCGCTGCCGTTGACGCTGCGGATGTACCGGCGCCTGGCGCGCGGCCTGGTGCCGCTCGCGCCTGTGCTGATCAACCGGCGCCTGAAGCAGGGCAAGGAAGATCCCGCGCGCGTCGGCGAACGGCGGGGCCTGTCCCGGGACGTGCGACCGCACGGTCCGCTGGTCTGGATTCACGGCGCCAGCGTCGGCGAGGTCCTCGCCGCGGCGGCCCTGATCGAGCGCTTGCGCGATCTGAACCTGCGCATTCTGCTCACCTCGGGCACCGTCACGTCGGCTGCTATTGTCGCAAAGCGCTTTCCGCCCGACGTCATCCATCAATACGTGCCGTATGATTCCCCGCGCTACGTCGCGCGCTTCCTCGACCATTGGAAGCCGTCGCTGGCGCTGTTCATCGAATCCGATCTCTGGCCGAACCTGATCCTGGCAGGCGCTGCGCGTCGCGTGCCGATGGTGCTGATCAACGGGCGGATGTCGCCGCGCTCCTTCCCGCGCTGGCGCCGCATGCAGGGCACCATCTCGGCGCTGCTGTCGCGTTTCGACATTTGTCTGGCGCAGTCGAAGACCGATGCCGAGCGCTTCTCGGCGCTCGGCGGCCGGGACGTCGTCACCACGGGCAATCTCAAGCTCGACGTGCCGGCGCCGCCGGCCGATCCTGCCAAGCTCGAACGGCTGATGGCGATGACGCGCGGGCGTCCGATCATCGTCGCGGCCTCGACCCATCTGGGCGAGGAGGAGATGCTGGTGGCGGCGCATCGCAGCCTCAGCGGTTTCTTCCCGCAGCTCCTGACCGTGATCGTGCCGCGCCATCCGGATCGCGGCTCCTCGATCACAGGCCTGATCACGGCGTCCGGCCTGAAGCCGGCCCTGCGCTCGCGCGACGAGCTGCCGACGGCGACCACCGACGTTTATATCGCCGACACCATGGGCGAGCTCGGCCTGTTCTATCGCCTCTCGGACATCGTGTTCATGGGCGGATCGCTGATCCGCCATGGTGGCCAGAATCCGATCGAAGCGATCAAGCTCGGCGCGGCCATCGTCCATGGTCCGCACGTCTTCAATTTCGCCGACGTCTACGAGGCGCTCGATCACAGCGGCGGTGCGCGCCAGGCCGACACGCAGGAGCTGCTGATCAAGCAGCTCGGCCAGCTGCTCGCCGATCCTGCCGTGCGTCACAAGATCCAGCAATCGGGCGCCGGCGTGGTCGAGGATCTCGGCGGCGCGCTCAACCGCACCATGACCGCGCTCGAGCCTTATCTTCTGCAGTTGCGGATCGAGATGGGGGCCGCCAATGCGTGA
- the lpxK gene encoding tetraacyldisaccharide 4'-kinase, with the protein MREPAFWYRPRSLESYALGPLGALYGAITERRMLREGVDAGIPVICVGNYHVGGAGKTPTVLALTKLLRELGETPVVLSRGYGGSLRGPVMVDRMRHTASDVGDEPLMMARDVPVTVARDRLDGVVLAKSQGATVILMDDGFQNPRLLKDTSLIVIDSERGLGNGKVFPAGPLRAPLEAQLARTDALVVIGGGRAADDVAAELARRNKPELRARLKPDAEAVARLLGKPVFAFAGIGDPERFFRTLRAGGIELARTRAFADHHMFSNEEIAAVAAEARREQQTLVTTEKDIARLHGREGVPDDIVPFAVQLEFDDPVALRQLISDHLYKARERRFSRR; encoded by the coding sequence ATGCGTGAGCCGGCCTTCTGGTACCGGCCACGTTCGCTCGAATCGTACGCGTTGGGGCCGCTGGGTGCGCTCTACGGCGCGATCACCGAACGGCGGATGCTGCGCGAGGGCGTCGACGCCGGCATCCCCGTGATCTGCGTCGGCAACTACCATGTCGGCGGCGCCGGCAAGACGCCGACCGTGCTGGCGCTGACGAAGCTCCTGCGCGAGCTCGGCGAGACGCCGGTGGTGCTCAGCCGCGGCTATGGCGGTAGCCTCAGGGGCCCGGTAATGGTCGACCGCATGCGTCACACCGCGTCCGACGTCGGCGACGAGCCGCTGATGATGGCGCGCGACGTTCCCGTCACGGTCGCGCGCGACCGCCTCGACGGCGTCGTGCTGGCGAAGTCGCAAGGCGCCACCGTGATCCTGATGGACGACGGTTTCCAGAACCCGCGTCTCTTGAAGGACACCTCGTTGATCGTGATCGACAGCGAGCGCGGCCTCGGCAATGGCAAGGTGTTTCCGGCCGGTCCGCTGCGTGCGCCGCTGGAGGCGCAGCTCGCGCGCACCGACGCGCTGGTCGTGATCGGCGGCGGCCGCGCCGCCGACGATGTCGCGGCCGAGCTAGCCAGGCGCAACAAGCCGGAACTCCGCGCGCGGCTGAAACCCGACGCCGAGGCGGTCGCAAGACTGTTGGGCAAGCCGGTGTTCGCGTTCGCCGGCATCGGCGATCCCGAACGGTTCTTCCGTACGTTGCGCGCTGGCGGCATCGAGCTCGCGCGCACGCGCGCCTTCGCCGATCACCACATGTTTTCGAACGAGGAGATCGCAGCCGTCGCTGCGGAGGCGCGGCGCGAGCAGCAAACACTGGTGACGACCGAAAAGGATATCGCTCGCCTGCACGGCCGCGAAGGCGTGCCGGATGACATCGTGCCTTTCGCGGTGCAGCTCGAGTTCGATGACCCGGTTGCGCTTCGGCAATTGATCAGCGATCATCTCTACAAGGCGCGCGAGCGGCGGTTTTCCAGGCGATGA
- a CDS encoding GYD domain-containing protein — protein MHFCLTGQYTPRALNAILENPKTDRQEAARKLIEAAGGKLISMFSVAADGPGVLVIFDVPDPGAAPAISGLTVTAGTLQNVKLTRLFTQDEIKQVRQNAAKLRSSYTPPGS, from the coding sequence ATGCATTTTTGCCTCACCGGACAATACACACCCCGCGCTCTCAATGCCATTTTGGAGAACCCCAAGACCGATCGTCAGGAGGCGGCAAGAAAACTCATCGAAGCGGCCGGCGGAAAGCTGATTTCGATGTTCAGCGTTGCGGCCGACGGCCCAGGCGTGTTGGTGATTTTCGATGTGCCTGATCCGGGTGCGGCTCCGGCCATCTCCGGCCTGACCGTCACGGCGGGCACCCTGCAGAACGTGAAACTGACGCGGCTGTTCACGCAGGACGAGATCAAGCAGGTCCGCCAGAACGCGGCGAAGCTGCGTTCTTCGTATACTCCGCCCGGAAGCTGA
- a CDS encoding DUF2093 domain-containing protein, whose product MLNKFGPSGHGEAQVQYLDGDFRVISPGTFVRCAITDTRIPLDELKYWSVDLQEAYATPAAVLERHYPGAPKPQA is encoded by the coding sequence GTGCTGAACAAGTTCGGCCCCTCGGGCCATGGCGAAGCCCAGGTGCAGTATCTCGACGGCGATTTCCGCGTGATCTCGCCGGGGACCTTCGTGCGCTGCGCGATCACCGATACGCGCATCCCGCTCGACGAGTTGAAATATTGGAGCGTGGACCTGCAGGAAGCCTACGCCACACCCGCCGCCGTGCTCGAGCGGCATTACCCGGGCGCGCCCAAGCCGCAAGCGTGA